One part of the Microbacterium saperdae genome encodes these proteins:
- a CDS encoding carbohydrate ABC transporter permease: MRQISRRGRGWFWTVLTVAILVVYLFPVYWMVSASLQPGANSTDTEWFPSSPGLEGYVTAFEDGGLEGLRVSLITALGSVLLTLLVAVPGAYALSRLRSRSVSLGLVLLLLAQMIPSIVLANSFYAMFNTWGVLNSYLGLILANSTAGIPFAIILLRSFMLRLDTEVIEAATLDGLGPLGTLRRIVVPLSRNAIITAGVFTFLFSWGDLLFGLTLVTKTDMYPVTVFIYALANSNLNTWAATMGASLIASLPALVLVLAAQRYVKEGVITGSGR, translated from the coding sequence ATGAGGCAGATCTCCCGACGAGGGCGCGGATGGTTCTGGACCGTCCTCACGGTCGCCATCCTCGTCGTCTACCTGTTCCCCGTGTACTGGATGGTGTCGGCATCGCTCCAGCCGGGCGCGAACTCGACAGACACCGAGTGGTTCCCGAGCAGCCCCGGGCTGGAGGGCTACGTCACCGCGTTCGAGGACGGCGGGCTCGAGGGCCTCAGAGTCAGCCTGATCACCGCGCTCGGATCGGTGCTGCTGACCCTGCTCGTCGCCGTGCCCGGTGCCTATGCGCTGAGTCGGCTGCGGTCGCGGTCCGTGAGTCTCGGACTCGTGCTGCTCCTGCTGGCGCAGATGATCCCCAGCATCGTGCTGGCCAACTCGTTCTACGCGATGTTCAACACCTGGGGCGTGCTCAACAGCTACCTCGGGCTGATCCTCGCGAACTCGACGGCCGGCATCCCGTTCGCGATCATCCTGCTGCGCTCGTTCATGCTGCGCCTGGACACCGAGGTGATCGAGGCCGCCACGCTCGACGGGCTGGGGCCGCTCGGCACGCTGCGGCGCATCGTCGTGCCCCTCTCACGCAACGCCATCATCACCGCGGGAGTGTTCACGTTCCTGTTCTCCTGGGGCGACCTGCTGTTCGGGCTCACGCTCGTCACGAAGACCGACATGTACCCCGTCACGGTGTTCATCTACGCACTCGCGAACTCGAACCTGAACACCTGGGCGGCCACCATGGGTGCCTCGCTGATCGCCAGCCTCCCGGCGCTCGTGCTGGTGCTCGCGGCGCAGCGGTACGTGAAGGAAGGCGTCATCACCGGCAGCGGCCGGTAG
- a CDS encoding exo-beta-d-1,3/1,6-glucosidase translates to MTSQTLTTVLPYQDPALSIPERVADLLSRMTVEEKVGQMLQLDARDDLDDHVARRHAGSILHTSPERILRANELTAQTRLRIPLLVGEDCIHGHSFWPGATIYPTQLGMAASWDAELVERVARATAEEVAVTGIHWTFSPVLCIARDLRWGRIDETFGEDPFLIGELASAMVRGYQGDGLDDPTAILATAKHFAGYSETQGGRDASEADISRRKLRSWFLPPFERVAREGCRTFMLGYQTTDGVPITTNDWLLSDVLRGEWGYTGTLITDWDNVGRMVWEQKVQPDYAHAAAAAVKAGNDMIMTTPLFFEGALEAVAQGLLAEDAFDAAAARILTLKFELGLFENPRLPGSELDAVVGNAAHAELNLEVARRSIVLLENDGVLPLDAAAPLKVAVTGPLADDAQTQLGDWAGGSGQAGWLDGQPREMITTVLDGLQGVDGWTVAHTRGADILTLEDDPQGALFPDGQPRPSVVKPCAPDEALIAEAVAAASEADVVVAVVGDRIELVGEGRSTATLELIGGQNALLDALIATGKPVVIVLLASKPLVLPAPAAQAAAVIWAASPGMQGGRALAEIISGAVEPSGRLPISFARHVGQQPTYYNQIRGQHGDRYADLTQAPAWGFGEGRSYTTVEYSDLSLQQTSLTAADTIVGQVTVTNTGTRPVRETVQVYVRDSVTSVSWTDRELKTYRQVDLAPGESVVVRLELPVADCTIVDAAGFRIVEPGAFELLVGPSSREDVLLSAGFEVV, encoded by the coding sequence ATGACCTCTCAGACGTTGACCACGGTCCTTCCCTACCAGGACCCCGCCCTCTCGATCCCGGAGCGCGTCGCCGACCTCCTCAGCCGCATGACGGTCGAGGAGAAGGTCGGGCAGATGCTGCAGCTCGACGCGCGCGACGACCTCGACGACCACGTCGCACGGCGCCATGCGGGCTCGATCCTGCACACCTCGCCGGAGCGCATCCTGCGCGCCAACGAGCTCACGGCGCAGACGCGCCTCCGCATCCCGCTGCTGGTGGGGGAGGACTGCATCCACGGGCACTCGTTCTGGCCCGGCGCGACGATCTACCCGACCCAGCTCGGCATGGCGGCGTCGTGGGATGCCGAGCTCGTCGAGCGCGTCGCGCGGGCGACGGCCGAAGAGGTCGCGGTGACCGGCATCCACTGGACGTTCTCGCCGGTGCTGTGCATCGCCAGGGACCTGCGCTGGGGGCGGATCGACGAGACCTTCGGTGAGGACCCGTTCCTGATCGGCGAGCTCGCCTCGGCCATGGTGCGCGGCTACCAGGGCGACGGTCTCGACGACCCCACCGCGATCCTCGCGACGGCCAAGCACTTCGCCGGCTACTCCGAGACGCAGGGCGGCCGCGACGCGAGTGAGGCCGACATCTCGCGCCGCAAGCTCCGTTCCTGGTTCCTGCCGCCGTTCGAGCGCGTGGCCCGCGAAGGATGCCGCACATTCATGCTCGGCTACCAGACCACCGACGGCGTGCCGATCACCACGAACGACTGGCTGCTCAGCGACGTGCTGCGCGGCGAGTGGGGCTACACCGGAACACTCATCACCGACTGGGACAACGTCGGACGCATGGTGTGGGAACAGAAGGTGCAGCCCGACTACGCGCACGCCGCCGCGGCGGCCGTGAAGGCCGGCAACGACATGATCATGACCACGCCGCTCTTCTTCGAGGGTGCGCTGGAAGCCGTCGCGCAGGGCCTGCTCGCGGAAGACGCCTTCGATGCCGCAGCCGCGCGCATCCTGACGCTGAAGTTCGAGCTGGGGCTGTTCGAGAACCCGCGCCTTCCGGGCAGCGAGCTCGACGCCGTGGTCGGTAACGCGGCGCACGCCGAGCTGAACCTCGAGGTCGCTCGGCGCTCGATCGTGCTGCTCGAGAACGACGGCGTGCTGCCGCTCGACGCCGCGGCCCCGCTGAAGGTCGCCGTCACGGGACCCCTGGCCGACGACGCGCAGACGCAGCTCGGCGACTGGGCGGGCGGCTCCGGCCAGGCCGGATGGCTCGACGGTCAGCCGCGCGAGATGATCACGACCGTGCTCGACGGGCTGCAGGGGGTCGACGGCTGGACCGTCGCGCACACGCGCGGCGCCGACATCCTCACGCTCGAGGACGACCCGCAGGGGGCGCTCTTCCCCGACGGTCAGCCCCGCCCGTCGGTCGTGAAGCCCTGCGCCCCGGACGAGGCGCTGATCGCGGAGGCCGTGGCTGCCGCATCCGAGGCCGACGTCGTGGTCGCGGTCGTGGGCGACCGGATCGAGCTCGTCGGCGAAGGGCGATCCACCGCGACGCTCGAACTCATCGGCGGACAGAACGCCCTGCTCGACGCGCTCATCGCGACCGGGAAGCCCGTGGTCATCGTGCTGCTCGCCTCGAAGCCGCTCGTGCTGCCGGCACCCGCCGCGCAGGCCGCCGCCGTGATCTGGGCCGCGAGCCCGGGCATGCAGGGTGGGCGCGCGCTCGCCGAGATCATCTCGGGTGCCGTGGAGCCCTCGGGCCGGCTGCCGATCTCGTTCGCCCGCCACGTCGGTCAGCAGCCGACGTACTACAACCAGATCCGCGGACAGCATGGCGACCGCTACGCCGACCTCACCCAGGCCCCGGCCTGGGGCTTCGGCGAAGGGCGTTCGTACACGACGGTGGAGTACTCCGACCTGTCGCTGCAGCAGACGTCGCTCACCGCGGCGGACACGATCGTCGGTCAGGTGACGGTGACGAACACCGGGACCAGGCCCGTGCGCGAGACCGTGCAGGTGTACGTGCGCGACTCGGTGACGAGCGTCAGCTGGACCGACCGCGAGCTCAAGACCTACCGTCAGGTCGACCTCGCTCCCGGCGAATCGGTCGTGGTGCGTCTCGAGCTGCCGGTCGCGGACTGCACGATCGTGGACGCCGCCGGCTTCCGGATCGTCGAGCCCGGCGCCTTCGAGCTGCTCGTCGGCCCGTCATCCCGCGAGGACGTGCTGCTCTCCGCCGGGTTCGAGGTGGTGTAG
- a CDS encoding FAD-dependent oxidoreductase: MSILDPRIAIVGAGPAGIYAADILLGLAPTASIDLFEKLPAPYGLVRYGVAPDHPRIRKITDALHDVIRDPRIRLRCNVDIGTDITIDELRAAYDGVIVATGADLDVRLDIPGIDLPGSFGAADFVAWYDGHPDVPRDWPLTAESVAVLGAGNVALDVTRILAVHAPALDHTDTPDHVLAQLAASPLRDVHLFARRGPADVRFSALELRELAAQHDVDVIVDPEDVVLDAHAERMIAQFSQRRIIVRTLTEWAGRDHVGTASRRIHLHLRQRPVRLLGSDGVTGIEMERTASDELGRMVGTGELLRYDVGAVYRAVGYRSTPVPGMPFDDEAGVVPHVEGRVVDDAGMPIPRLYATGWIKRGPVGLIGSTKSDAAQTVAHLVEDLETGESIARDDDPIAHLTGAVDFEGWLRIDVAERHAGAARGRERTKLVERAEMLAHAAHEEMTEIAR, translated from the coding sequence ATGAGCATCCTCGACCCGCGCATCGCCATCGTCGGCGCAGGACCGGCAGGGATCTACGCCGCCGACATCCTGCTCGGCCTCGCACCGACCGCGTCCATCGACCTGTTCGAGAAGCTGCCGGCTCCCTACGGACTGGTCCGCTACGGCGTCGCGCCCGACCACCCGCGCATCCGGAAGATCACGGACGCGCTGCACGACGTCATCCGTGACCCCCGGATCCGGCTGCGCTGCAACGTCGACATCGGCACCGACATCACGATCGACGAGCTCCGCGCCGCCTACGACGGCGTGATCGTCGCGACCGGCGCCGACCTCGACGTGCGCCTCGACATCCCCGGCATCGACCTGCCCGGCTCCTTCGGCGCCGCCGACTTCGTGGCCTGGTACGACGGGCACCCCGACGTGCCGCGGGACTGGCCCCTGACGGCGGAGTCGGTCGCAGTGCTCGGTGCGGGGAACGTCGCGCTCGATGTGACGCGCATCCTCGCCGTCCACGCGCCCGCGCTCGACCACACCGACACCCCGGATCACGTGCTGGCACAGCTCGCCGCGAGCCCCTTGCGCGACGTGCACCTGTTCGCCCGCCGCGGGCCCGCCGATGTGCGCTTCTCGGCACTCGAACTGCGCGAGCTCGCCGCGCAGCACGACGTCGACGTGATCGTGGATCCGGAGGATGTCGTGCTCGACGCCCACGCAGAGCGCATGATCGCGCAGTTCTCGCAGCGCCGGATCATCGTGCGCACGCTCACCGAATGGGCCGGACGAGACCACGTCGGCACAGCCTCACGCCGCATCCACCTGCATCTCCGCCAGCGCCCGGTGCGGCTGCTCGGCTCCGACGGGGTCACCGGGATCGAGATGGAGCGCACCGCGTCCGACGAACTCGGACGCATGGTCGGTACCGGCGAACTGCTCCGCTACGACGTGGGCGCCGTGTACCGCGCTGTCGGCTACCGCTCGACGCCGGTGCCCGGCATGCCGTTCGACGACGAGGCCGGAGTCGTCCCACATGTCGAGGGTCGCGTGGTCGACGATGCCGGGATGCCGATCCCTCGGCTGTACGCGACCGGCTGGATCAAGCGGGGTCCGGTCGGGCTGATCGGCTCGACCAAGTCGGATGCCGCGCAGACGGTCGCGCACCTGGTCGAGGATCTGGAAACGGGGGAGAGCATCGCGCGCGATGACGATCCGATCGCGCACCTCACCGGTGCCGTCGACTTCGAAGGATGGCTGCGCATCGACGTCGCGGAACGTCATGCAGGTGCCGCACGCGGGCGCGAACGGACCAAACTTGTGGAGCGAGCCGAAATGCTCGCCCATGCCGCACACGAAGAGATGACGGAGATCGCTCGATGA
- a CDS encoding carbohydrate ABC transporter permease, whose product MTSVATAPKRPGTSVSGRFGLTLVRRRNLELWAFLVPAIVFFAIFFLFPLGYGVFMSTTDFTTGTFITGEAPFVGFQNFLDIFRADATGIAIVNTLTITVVAVSAELVIGLALALLFTRRFPGSRWLPALILIPWLLPAVVVATIWKSLLAGDGAINDVLRTLGLPTNAWLADPTTALACVIIVAVWASLPYWSTILAAALKQVPVEHLEAASLDGAGAGKRLLHIIIPSIWPVISVLVVMSVVFNLLIVDLVLALTQGGPANSTMTLGVLSYRSAFQLFEFGHAGAYGMLLLVISLGFAIVYTWLSARRERAER is encoded by the coding sequence ATGACCTCCGTCGCGACGGCGCCGAAGCGGCCGGGGACTTCTGTCTCCGGCCGCTTCGGCCTGACCCTGGTGCGGCGCAGGAACCTGGAGCTGTGGGCATTCCTCGTGCCCGCGATCGTGTTCTTCGCCATCTTCTTCCTCTTCCCGCTCGGCTACGGCGTGTTCATGAGCACGACCGACTTCACGACCGGCACCTTCATCACCGGCGAGGCCCCGTTCGTGGGCTTCCAGAACTTCCTCGACATCTTCCGCGCCGATGCGACCGGCATCGCGATCGTGAACACCCTCACCATCACGGTCGTCGCCGTCAGCGCCGAGCTCGTGATCGGTCTCGCCCTGGCGCTGCTCTTCACGCGGCGGTTTCCCGGCAGCCGCTGGCTCCCGGCCCTGATCCTCATCCCGTGGCTGCTGCCGGCCGTGGTCGTCGCGACCATCTGGAAGTCGCTGCTCGCCGGCGACGGCGCCATCAACGACGTGCTCCGCACCCTCGGGCTGCCCACCAACGCGTGGCTGGCCGACCCCACGACGGCGCTCGCCTGCGTCATCATCGTCGCAGTCTGGGCGAGCCTGCCGTATTGGTCGACCATCCTCGCCGCCGCGCTCAAGCAGGTGCCGGTCGAGCATCTGGAAGCTGCATCGCTCGATGGCGCCGGAGCAGGCAAGCGGCTGCTGCACATCATCATCCCGAGCATCTGGCCGGTGATCTCGGTGCTGGTCGTCATGAGCGTCGTGTTCAACCTGCTCATCGTCGACCTCGTGCTCGCGCTCACGCAGGGCGGTCCGGCGAACAGCACCATGACGCTCGGGGTGCTGTCGTACCGCTCGGCCTTCCAGCTGTTCGAGTTCGGTCACGCCGGCGCCTACGGCATGCTGCTGCTCGTCATCAGCCTCGGCTTCGCGATCGTGTACACCTGGCTGTCGGCGCGGCGGGAGCGTGCGGAACGATGA
- a CDS encoding flavin reductase family protein, with product MSTNPVPTPVGEALKTAFRTHPAGVAIITASTPDGPVGLTASSVASVAVDPAAIVFSVTRATGSAGAILSADTFVVHLIDDEHSTLAQSFATSGADRFTPEQGWTALGTGEPHLDTARAALRCRALHTIAVGTSTVVIAEVLEVITGPQGRPLVYVDRRFHALPSADNI from the coding sequence ATGAGCACGAACCCGGTGCCGACCCCTGTCGGCGAGGCACTCAAGACCGCGTTCCGCACGCACCCCGCGGGCGTCGCCATCATCACCGCATCCACCCCTGACGGGCCCGTCGGGCTCACCGCGTCGAGCGTCGCGTCGGTGGCCGTCGACCCGGCCGCGATCGTGTTCTCGGTCACCAGAGCGACCGGCTCGGCCGGGGCCATCCTCAGCGCCGACACGTTCGTCGTGCACCTCATCGACGACGAGCACTCCACGCTCGCCCAGAGCTTCGCCACGAGCGGCGCCGACCGTTTCACCCCCGAGCAGGGATGGACCGCGCTGGGCACCGGCGAGCCGCACCTCGACACCGCCCGCGCCGCCCTGCGCTGCCGCGCGCTGCACACGATCGCGGTCGGCACCTCGACGGTCGTGATCGCCGAGGTGCTCGAGGTGATCACCGGCCCGCAGGGCCGCCCGCTCGTCTACGTCGACCGCCGCTTCCACGCACTGCCCTCTGCCGACAACATCTGA
- a CDS encoding superoxide dismutase, with protein sequence MSTLYTLPELPYDFAALEPHISGKIMELHHSKHHQAYVTGANAALEQLAAARESGSLANVNKLEKDLAFNLGGHINHSVFWQNLSPEGGGAPEGELAAALADAFGSIDAFRDHFTATALGVQGSGWAVLAWDSVGARPVIFQLFDQQGNAPLGVIPLLQLDVWEHAYYLDYLNVRADYVKAFWNLVNWPDVQRRFEAARTATQGLITAL encoded by the coding sequence ATGTCCACTCTGTACACGCTCCCCGAGCTCCCCTACGACTTCGCAGCCCTCGAGCCGCACATCTCCGGCAAGATCATGGAGCTGCACCACTCCAAGCACCACCAGGCCTACGTCACCGGTGCCAACGCGGCGCTCGAGCAGCTCGCGGCCGCCCGCGAGTCCGGCTCCCTGGCGAACGTGAACAAGCTCGAGAAGGACCTCGCGTTCAACCTCGGCGGACACATCAACCACTCGGTGTTCTGGCAGAACCTCTCGCCCGAGGGCGGTGGGGCGCCCGAAGGCGAGCTCGCCGCAGCGCTCGCGGACGCGTTCGGATCGATCGACGCGTTCCGCGACCACTTCACCGCCACCGCTCTGGGCGTGCAGGGCTCCGGCTGGGCGGTGCTGGCCTGGGACAGCGTCGGCGCCCGCCCGGTGATCTTCCAGCTGTTCGACCAGCAGGGCAATGCACCCCTCGGTGTCATCCCGCTGCTGCAGCTCGACGTGTGGGAGCACGCCTACTACCTCGACTACCTCAATGTGCGTGCCGACTACGTCAAGGCGTTCTGGAACCTCGTGAACTGGCCCGACGTGCAGCGTCGGTTCGAGGCCGCACGCACCGCGACGCAGGGACTCATCACGGCGCTCTGA
- a CDS encoding sugar ABC transporter substrate-binding protein — protein sequence MSIFRTRSSRVALSATAGLATALLFTGCAGTTTPTSSSDDDTDFSGVELTVWNNIDFDPYQTLQKEYFEQCADDLGITVDVQTLSGDYTTSLLQAASSKSLPDVALLNTDTQLPQLAAQGVLADLGKLGIKTDGLADSVADLGTYDDALYGLPVQVEDYSIFYNKALFEEAGITDLPTTFDELIAAAKATTSADHYGIALPGIAGDGSTSSYFLPFLLSAGGDPAEVTSDGAVAAIDLYKTLVADGSLSKEFVNWGWDGIDQWKSGKAAITVSGPWNLVDTSLGFEYGTFPIPAGTSADKSSVGLLGYAYGVAVQADEKREKAAAALVECRAAEENQIDTAVKGGYVPALTSAQDAFVEQVPAAEAFVTPVENAFNPASLGTEWNALQQKYVDALQNATVNGVSAEEALTKADQG from the coding sequence ATGAGCATCTTCCGCACGCGTTCCTCCCGCGTGGCGCTCTCCGCCACCGCCGGACTCGCGACCGCCCTCCTCTTCACCGGCTGCGCCGGAACGACGACGCCCACGAGCTCCTCCGACGACGACACCGACTTCTCCGGGGTCGAGCTGACCGTGTGGAACAACATCGACTTCGACCCGTACCAGACGCTGCAGAAGGAGTACTTCGAGCAGTGCGCGGATGACCTCGGCATCACTGTCGACGTGCAGACGCTCTCCGGCGACTACACGACCAGCCTGCTGCAGGCCGCGAGCTCGAAGTCGCTGCCCGACGTCGCCCTGCTGAACACCGACACACAGCTGCCGCAGCTCGCCGCACAGGGCGTGCTGGCCGACCTGGGAAAGCTGGGCATCAAGACCGATGGACTGGCCGACTCCGTCGCCGACCTCGGCACCTACGACGACGCCCTCTACGGCCTGCCGGTGCAGGTCGAGGACTACTCGATCTTCTACAACAAGGCCCTCTTCGAAGAGGCGGGCATCACCGATCTGCCCACGACGTTCGACGAGCTGATCGCCGCGGCCAAGGCCACCACGAGCGCCGACCACTACGGCATCGCGCTGCCGGGCATCGCGGGCGACGGCTCCACGTCGTCGTACTTCCTGCCGTTCCTGCTGAGCGCCGGCGGCGACCCGGCCGAGGTGACCAGCGATGGCGCCGTGGCCGCGATCGACCTGTACAAGACCCTCGTCGCCGACGGCAGCCTGTCGAAGGAGTTCGTGAACTGGGGCTGGGACGGCATCGACCAGTGGAAGTCCGGCAAGGCCGCGATCACGGTCTCGGGCCCCTGGAACCTCGTCGACACGAGCCTCGGCTTCGAGTACGGCACCTTCCCGATCCCCGCGGGCACCAGCGCCGACAAGAGCAGCGTCGGACTCCTCGGCTACGCGTACGGCGTCGCCGTGCAGGCCGATGAGAAGCGCGAGAAGGCCGCAGCCGCCCTCGTCGAGTGCCGTGCCGCCGAGGAGAACCAGATCGACACCGCCGTCAAGGGTGGCTACGTGCCCGCCCTGACCTCGGCACAGGACGCCTTCGTCGAGCAGGTCCCGGCCGCCGAGGCCTTCGTCACCCCGGTCGAGAACGCCTTCAACCCGGCGTCGCTCGGCACCGAGTGGAACGCTCTGCAGCAGAAGTACGTCGACGCGCTGCAGAACGCGACCGTCAACGGCGTGAGCGCCGAGGAAGCGTTGACCAAGGCCGACCAGGGCTGA
- the soxR gene encoding redox-sensitive transcriptional activator SoxR, whose translation MTSATDDEAHPHTADEPLTIGEMTRRTGVAASALHFYENLGLIASTRTPGNQRRYPRHMLRRVSLITVAKRLGIPLADVQSAFADVPLTETPTHADWQRASRRWKRELEKRREGIERLERELTGCIGCGCLSMKACGLLNPDDALGAQGVGPLRLRDEE comes from the coding sequence ATGACGTCCGCGACAGACGATGAGGCGCACCCGCACACCGCCGACGAGCCGCTCACGATCGGCGAGATGACGCGCCGCACCGGCGTCGCCGCATCCGCTCTGCACTTCTACGAGAACCTGGGTCTGATCGCGTCCACGCGCACGCCGGGCAACCAGCGCCGCTACCCGCGTCACATGCTGCGCCGAGTGTCGCTCATCACGGTCGCCAAACGCCTCGGCATCCCACTGGCCGATGTGCAGAGCGCCTTCGCCGACGTCCCCCTGACCGAGACGCCGACGCACGCCGACTGGCAGCGCGCCTCGCGGCGCTGGAAACGCGAGCTCGAGAAGCGCCGCGAGGGCATCGAACGTCTGGAACGCGAGCTCACCGGATGCATCGGCTGCGGATGCCTGTCAATGAAAGCCTGCGGTCTGCTGAACCCGGACGACGCCCTGGGCGCCCAGGGCGTCGGTCCGCTCCGCCTCCGCGACGAGGAGTGA
- the fdxA gene encoding ferredoxin, with product MTYVIALPCVDVKDRACIDECPVDCIYEGERSLYIHPDECVDCGACEPVCPVEAIFYEDDLPDEWQDYYKANVEFFEDIGSPGGAAKTGMIAHDHPFIAALPPQEGAE from the coding sequence ATGACCTATGTGATCGCTCTGCCGTGTGTCGATGTGAAGGACCGCGCCTGCATCGACGAATGTCCCGTCGACTGCATCTACGAGGGCGAACGGTCGTTGTACATCCATCCGGACGAGTGCGTCGACTGCGGCGCGTGCGAACCCGTCTGCCCGGTGGAGGCCATCTTCTACGAGGATGATCTGCCCGACGAGTGGCAGGACTACTACAAGGCGAACGTCGAGTTCTTCGAGGACATCGGCTCGCCCGGTGGCGCAGCCAAGACCGGGATGATCGCCCACGACCATCCGTTCATCGCGGCGCTCCCGCCGCAGGAAGGAGCGGAATGA
- a CDS encoding ATP-grasp domain-containing protein codes for MTAEPRVYVIHENAEWFPPFAAAFEAEGVPAQEWLLTDGSIDLSAEPPAGVFWSRLSASAHTRDHGDSKEYGRAVLRWLETSGRTVVNGSGVLELEVSKAAQHAALQRAGIVVPQTVAVFGTTALKQRARDFSAPFISKHNQGGKGLGVRRHDSHEEFDAWVDGPDFEPSPDGITLLQENLFAAAPFVTRVEFAGGEFVYAVRVDTSAGSFELCPAEACALPGADGVEPEPLFRIREEITAEHPLVQQYLAFLRGAGITVAGIEFIETVDGRLVTYDVNTNTNYNPDVEATAAVSGPRTIAQYLGGLLVREPVAV; via the coding sequence ATGACTGCTGAGCCCCGCGTGTACGTGATCCACGAGAACGCCGAATGGTTCCCGCCCTTCGCCGCGGCCTTCGAGGCCGAAGGCGTGCCGGCGCAGGAGTGGCTGCTCACGGACGGGTCGATCGACCTGTCCGCCGAGCCGCCGGCCGGGGTGTTCTGGTCGCGGCTCAGCGCCTCGGCGCACACGCGCGACCACGGCGACTCCAAGGAGTACGGCCGCGCCGTGCTGCGCTGGCTCGAGACCTCTGGTCGCACGGTCGTCAACGGCAGCGGCGTGCTCGAGCTCGAGGTGAGCAAGGCCGCGCAGCATGCGGCGCTGCAGCGTGCGGGCATCGTCGTGCCGCAGACGGTCGCCGTGTTCGGCACCACGGCCCTGAAGCAGCGTGCCAGGGACTTCTCGGCACCGTTCATCAGCAAGCACAACCAGGGCGGCAAGGGCCTCGGCGTGCGCCGTCACGACAGCCACGAGGAGTTCGACGCGTGGGTCGACGGACCGGACTTCGAGCCCTCGCCGGACGGCATCACGCTGCTGCAGGAGAACCTCTTCGCCGCCGCTCCCTTCGTCACCCGCGTCGAGTTCGCCGGCGGGGAGTTCGTGTACGCGGTGCGCGTCGACACCAGTGCCGGCAGCTTCGAGCTGTGCCCGGCCGAGGCGTGCGCGCTGCCCGGAGCCGACGGTGTCGAGCCGGAGCCGCTGTTCCGCATCCGCGAGGAGATCACGGCGGAGCACCCGCTCGTGCAGCAGTACCTCGCATTCCTGCGGGGCGCCGGGATCACGGTCGCCGGCATCGAGTTCATCGAGACCGTCGACGGACGCCTCGTGACCTACGACGTGAACACCAACACGAACTACAACCCCGATGTCGAAGCGACGGCTGCGGTCTCCGGGCCCCGCACGATCGCGCAGTACCTGGGCGGACTGCTCGTGCGCGAGCCCGTCGCGGTCTGA